One genomic region from Euzebya tangerina encodes:
- a CDS encoding SulP family inorganic anion transporter, whose product MPDLAPIATLKRSSLWRQPSTGDLVAGVSVALVLVPQSVAYAVLAGIPPERGMVVGVVATIAAAPFLASPYLQSGPTAITSLLTLGTLSTLASPMSESYVALAALLALMVGAIRLGIALSQAGELAYFLSSPVLAGFTSAAAVVIVASQLPTLTGAPADADSVLVQTGQVMANVGEWNPVAVAIGLGTVAVVLLARRLSPLVPGVLIAIVAGVLIGQATATGDVAAETLGELPAATPVVSLALPWSRVTDLLVPALIIAVIGFSEAAAIARKFAAEERFAWDPDREFASQGVSNLAAGLVGGFPAGASFSRSALNHMAGATSAWSGLVTGLLMVGALPLVGLLADLPRAVLSGIIVAAVGRLADPGPVFALRTESRQQFTIALVTALATLLLAPQVHWAILIGIALSIAAHLRRERYITTEHWVEDGHLHLRPTGVLWFGSAPRFEEQATTLITGQEVTAMTIHLQRLGRTDVSGAYALRRIVELARDRGVTVDLTDPTEASRLIIERVMRTTGS is encoded by the coding sequence GTGCCGGACCTCGCCCCCATCGCGACGCTGAAGCGCTCGTCGTTGTGGCGTCAGCCGTCGACGGGAGACCTGGTCGCGGGCGTGTCCGTCGCACTCGTCCTGGTGCCCCAGTCCGTCGCCTACGCGGTCTTGGCCGGCATCCCGCCCGAGCGGGGGATGGTGGTCGGTGTCGTCGCCACGATCGCCGCCGCCCCCTTCCTCGCCTCCCCCTACCTGCAGAGCGGCCCGACCGCGATCACGTCGCTGCTCACGCTCGGCACCCTCTCCACCCTGGCCAGTCCCATGAGCGAGAGCTACGTCGCCCTCGCCGCGCTCCTCGCGCTGATGGTCGGCGCGATCCGGCTCGGGATCGCGCTCAGCCAGGCTGGCGAACTTGCCTACTTCCTCTCCTCCCCCGTCCTGGCGGGCTTCACCTCGGCTGCGGCGGTGGTCATCGTCGCCTCGCAGCTTCCCACGCTGACCGGGGCCCCGGCCGACGCCGACAGCGTTCTGGTCCAGACCGGGCAGGTCATGGCGAACGTGGGCGAGTGGAACCCGGTGGCCGTCGCCATCGGCCTCGGAACGGTGGCGGTGGTCCTCCTCGCTCGGCGGCTCAGCCCACTCGTGCCGGGGGTCCTGATCGCCATCGTCGCCGGCGTGCTGATCGGGCAGGCCACCGCAACCGGTGACGTCGCGGCCGAGACACTCGGCGAGCTCCCCGCAGCGACCCCCGTCGTGTCGCTCGCCCTTCCGTGGTCCCGGGTGACCGACCTGCTCGTCCCCGCGCTGATCATCGCCGTGATCGGCTTCAGCGAGGCAGCGGCCATCGCCCGCAAGTTCGCTGCCGAGGAGCGGTTCGCGTGGGATCCGGACCGCGAGTTCGCGAGCCAGGGCGTGTCCAACCTGGCCGCAGGCCTGGTCGGCGGGTTCCCGGCTGGCGCCTCGTTCAGTCGCAGTGCGCTGAACCACATGGCCGGGGCCACATCGGCGTGGAGCGGGCTGGTGACCGGCCTGCTGATGGTGGGCGCCCTTCCCCTGGTCGGTCTGCTGGCCGACCTTCCGCGTGCGGTGCTCTCGGGGATCATCGTCGCTGCCGTCGGCCGACTGGCCGACCCGGGGCCGGTCTTCGCGCTGCGCACCGAGTCCCGCCAGCAGTTCACCATCGCCCTCGTGACGGCACTGGCCACGCTCCTCCTCGCCCCGCAGGTCCACTGGGCCATCCTCATCGGGATCGCCCTGTCGATCGCCGCCCACCTGCGTCGCGAGCGGTACATCACCACCGAGCACTGGGTGGAGGACGGACACCTGCACCTTCGCCCCACGGGGGTGCTCTGGTTCGGCTCGGCGCCACGGTTCGAGGAGCAGGCCACCACGTTGATCACCGGTCAGGAGGTCACCGCGATGACCATCCACCTCCAACGACTGGGGCGCACGGACGTCAGCGGGGCGTACGCGCTGCGCCGAATCGTCGAGCTGGCGCGCGACCGCGGCGTGACCGTCGACCTGACCGACCCGACGGAAGCCAGCCGGCTGATCATCGAACGGGTGATGCGCACGACCGGTTCCTGA
- a CDS encoding bacteriorhodopsin, giving the protein MENLFTYSPGQHAAVALLFSGAFAAALAGLGWFLMNLPKISPRWRPITYLSILVMLVAGWHFLQLSNSWRGAFVFEGTIGDGGMWVPGDRTFENGFRYISWLITIPLLLVQLTYLFELSRERLYRLRLSLVVMGVAMIVTGYIGQLYEVTSTSALLVWGAVSTVPFVVLVLLLMRHLGPTLQALPAKAATTLRNITYLFAATWGAYPVAYLMALGDGPEWVVGRQLLFTFADVGSKVVYGVLLASIARRLSARDGWPAAADDPWLEGPVADG; this is encoded by the coding sequence ATGGAGAACCTCTTCACCTACTCGCCGGGGCAGCACGCTGCCGTTGCGCTGCTGTTCAGTGGCGCGTTCGCGGCGGCGCTGGCCGGACTCGGCTGGTTCCTGATGAACCTGCCCAAGATCTCTCCTCGCTGGCGTCCGATCACCTATCTCTCAATCCTGGTCATGCTGGTCGCCGGGTGGCACTTCCTGCAGCTCAGCAACTCGTGGCGAGGGGCGTTCGTCTTCGAGGGCACCATCGGTGACGGCGGCATGTGGGTACCTGGCGACCGGACCTTCGAGAACGGCTTCCGGTACATCTCCTGGCTGATCACCATCCCACTCCTTCTGGTGCAGCTGACCTATCTGTTCGAGCTCTCCCGGGAACGGCTCTACCGCCTGCGCCTGTCGCTCGTCGTGATGGGTGTCGCGATGATCGTGACGGGCTACATCGGACAGCTGTACGAGGTCACCAGCACCAGCGCGCTGCTGGTGTGGGGTGCCGTCTCGACGGTCCCGTTCGTCGTCCTCGTCCTGCTGCTGATGCGTCATCTCGGCCCCACGCTGCAGGCGCTGCCGGCCAAGGCCGCGACGACGCTTCGCAACATCACGTACCTGTTCGCCGCGACCTGGGGCGCGTACCCCGTGGCCTACCTGATGGCCCTGGGTGATGGTCCGGAGTGGGTGGTCGGACGGCAGCTCCTCTTCACCTTCGCCGATGTCGGCTCGAAGGTCGTGTACGGCGTGCTCCTCGCCTCGATCGCGCGGCGACTGTCTGCCCGCGACGGCTGGCCAGCAGCGGCCGACGACCCCTGGCTGGAGGGTCCGGTCGCTGACGGCTGA
- a CDS encoding proline--tRNA ligase: MLRLSSLFLRTLREDPADAEVPSHKLLIRAGYIRRAGPGAFTWLPLGWIVYRKVEGIIRAEMDAAGFQEVHFPALLPREPYETSGRWTEYGPLLFRLKDRRENDMLLAPTHEEMFTLAVKDLYSSYKDLPLSIYQIQTKYRDEARPRAGLLRGREFVMKDSYSFDIDQAGLQASYDAHRSAYIATFDRLGIPYTIVSAMSGAMGGSSSEEFLAPVAVGEDTFVRCSNCDYSANVEAVEVQPPPALPIEGLPEAQEADTPDTPTIDTLVALFNERDNLRHPDREWTAADTLKNVVLTLQHPDGTTEPLAIGVPGDRDVDLVRVEAQLAPAIPVPFTDEDFAANTALSKGYIGPGALGEENASGIRYLVDPRVADGTSWITGADKPGRHVANLVAGRDFTPDGIIHAAQVFDGDPCPRCGGALETARGVEIGHIFQLGTKYAEAFDLTVLDENGKSRIVTMGSYGIGVSRAVAVLAETNHDDDGLIWPRNVAPADVHLIVAGKKNGPQPVVAEHLAEQLEAAGLEVMLDDRTNVSVGVKFNDAELIGVPTIVVVGRGADLDGDTPSGTVEVKDRRSGEREDIDVTGAVDALVRICAGTHP; encoded by the coding sequence ATGCTCAGACTGTCCTCCCTCTTCCTGCGCACCCTGCGCGAAGACCCCGCCGACGCCGAGGTTCCGTCCCACAAGCTGCTCATCCGTGCCGGCTACATCCGCCGCGCCGGGCCGGGCGCCTTCACCTGGCTGCCGCTCGGCTGGATCGTGTACCGCAAGGTCGAGGGGATCATTCGAGCGGAGATGGACGCTGCCGGGTTCCAGGAGGTCCACTTCCCGGCGCTCCTCCCCCGGGAGCCCTACGAGACCTCGGGCCGGTGGACCGAGTACGGACCGCTGCTGTTCCGCTTGAAGGATCGCCGTGAGAACGACATGCTCCTCGCCCCGACCCACGAGGAGATGTTCACGCTGGCCGTGAAGGATCTGTACAGCTCCTACAAGGACCTGCCGCTGTCGATCTACCAGATCCAGACGAAGTACCGAGACGAGGCGAGGCCACGAGCCGGCCTGCTCCGAGGTCGCGAGTTCGTGATGAAGGACTCCTACTCCTTCGACATCGATCAGGCAGGTCTGCAGGCCTCCTACGACGCCCACCGGTCCGCCTACATCGCCACGTTCGACCGGCTCGGGATCCCCTACACGATCGTGTCGGCCATGTCGGGGGCCATGGGCGGCTCCTCGTCGGAGGAGTTCCTGGCTCCGGTCGCGGTGGGCGAAGACACCTTCGTCCGCTGCTCCAACTGCGACTACTCCGCCAACGTCGAAGCCGTCGAGGTCCAGCCACCCCCAGCCCTTCCCATCGAGGGGCTGCCCGAGGCGCAGGAGGCGGACACCCCCGACACGCCGACGATCGACACCCTGGTCGCCCTGTTCAACGAGCGCGACAACCTGCGGCACCCTGACCGGGAGTGGACGGCGGCCGACACGCTGAAGAACGTCGTGCTGACCCTCCAGCACCCCGACGGCACGACGGAGCCGCTGGCCATCGGTGTGCCCGGTGACCGGGATGTCGACCTGGTGCGGGTCGAGGCGCAGCTCGCCCCTGCCATCCCCGTGCCCTTCACCGACGAGGACTTCGCGGCCAACACAGCCCTGTCGAAGGGGTACATCGGACCGGGCGCCCTGGGCGAGGAGAACGCCTCGGGGATCCGGTACCTGGTCGACCCGCGTGTCGCCGACGGCACCTCGTGGATCACCGGGGCCGACAAGCCGGGCCGGCACGTGGCCAACCTGGTCGCCGGTCGGGACTTCACCCCCGATGGGATCATCCACGCGGCGCAGGTCTTCGACGGTGACCCCTGCCCTCGGTGTGGTGGCGCCCTGGAGACGGCTCGAGGCGTCGAGATCGGTCACATCTTCCAACTCGGCACGAAGTACGCCGAGGCGTTCGACCTGACGGTGCTGGACGAGAACGGCAAGAGCCGGATCGTGACGATGGGCTCCTACGGCATCGGGGTCTCCCGCGCCGTCGCGGTGCTGGCGGAGACCAACCACGATGACGACGGGCTGATCTGGCCCCGCAACGTCGCGCCGGCCGACGTGCACCTGATCGTGGCCGGGAAGAAGAACGGCCCGCAGCCGGTCGTGGCCGAGCACCTGGCCGAGCAACTGGAGGCCGCCGGCCTGGAGGTCATGCTGGACGACCGGACCAACGTCTCCGTGGGTGTGAAGTTCAACGACGCCGAACTGATCGGCGTCCCGACCATCGTCGTGGTCGGTCGCGGTGCGGACCTGGACGGGGACACGCCCTCGGGCACGGTCGAGGTGAAGGACCGTCGCTCGGGTGAGCGGGAGGACATCGACGTGACCGGGGCCGTGGACGCCCTGGTCCGGATCTGCGCCGGGACGCACCCGTGA
- a CDS encoding helix-turn-helix domain-containing protein, translating into MPEPLVAAVALTGANPFELSIASEFFGIRRGEVLRHLGTDDWYDYRIAGAQAGQAIETLGGAKIVVEHGPETIASADVVVVPMCPKGAERETRASGMIDPEPVPPAIIDAIRTASDRGATLMSYCSGSFAFAQAGLLDRRPATTHWRYAETFRRQFPAVQFVEDVLYVDDGDILTSAGSASGIDLTLHWMRKQHGAEAADMIARRLVVPPHREGGQAQYVRVPEPEVMDTSFAELLEWALEHLDQDLPVEVLAGRAAMSPRSFARHFKAATGTTPHQWLTDRRVDQARRLLETTDLPIDRVASASGLGSSANLRTRLRECVGVTPTAYRRRFARSQSAA; encoded by the coding sequence GTGCCCGAGCCCCTCGTCGCCGCCGTCGCCCTGACGGGTGCCAACCCGTTCGAGTTGTCCATCGCATCGGAGTTCTTCGGGATCCGTCGTGGTGAAGTGCTCCGCCACCTCGGGACCGACGACTGGTACGACTATCGGATCGCCGGTGCCCAGGCGGGTCAGGCGATCGAGACGTTGGGCGGGGCCAAGATCGTGGTCGAGCACGGACCGGAGACGATCGCCTCGGCGGACGTCGTCGTGGTGCCGATGTGTCCGAAGGGCGCCGAACGAGAGACGCGCGCAAGCGGAATGATCGATCCCGAGCCGGTGCCACCAGCGATCATCGACGCGATCCGGACGGCGTCGGACCGCGGTGCCACGCTGATGAGCTACTGCTCCGGTTCGTTCGCCTTCGCTCAGGCGGGACTGCTGGACCGGCGTCCGGCCACCACGCACTGGCGCTACGCCGAGACGTTCCGGCGGCAGTTCCCTGCGGTTCAGTTCGTCGAGGACGTGCTGTACGTGGACGACGGCGACATCCTCACATCGGCCGGGTCGGCCTCCGGCATCGACCTCACGCTGCACTGGATGCGCAAGCAGCACGGCGCGGAAGCGGCCGACATGATCGCCCGACGGTTGGTCGTGCCCCCGCACCGCGAGGGTGGGCAGGCCCAGTACGTGCGCGTCCCGGAGCCTGAGGTGATGGACACCTCGTTTGCGGAACTCTTGGAGTGGGCGCTCGAGCACCTGGACCAGGATCTCCCGGTCGAGGTGCTGGCCGGTCGGGCGGCGATGAGCCCGCGCAGCTTCGCCCGGCACTTCAAGGCCGCGACCGGGACGACGCCGCACCAGTGGCTGACCGACCGTCGTGTGGACCAGGCCCGGCGGCTGCTGGAGACAACCGACCTGCCGATCGACCGGGTTGCCTCGGCGTCCGGTCTCGGGTCCTCCGCCAACCTGCGGACGCGGCTGCGCGAGTGCGTCGGCGTGACGCCGACGGCCTACCGCCGCCGGTTCGCTCGAAGCCAGTCGGCCGCCTGA
- a CDS encoding carboxyl transferase domain-containing protein produces the protein MTEPVTHLPFKRIAIVNRGESAVRLIHAVAEWNVQHGDEVATIALHTHAERTAMHARMADEAHLIESVGTAFLDYDVLEQALVDTQADAVWVGWGFVAEHPEFADLCDRLGLTFIGPSGDVMRRLGDKIGAKKLAEEVGVPVAPWSNGPVESVEEAEGQAESIGYPLLIKATAGGGGRGIRRVDSPEDLHTAYQRACDEAGKAFGNPVVFMEHLVTGARHVEVQAAGDGQGGGWALGVRDCSIQRRNQKIIEESASPVLSDEHNRMLGKVAVDLIVAAKYQGVGTVEFLYDTTTDTFAFLEVNTRLQVEHPITELTTGVDIVKLQLEIAAGRTLEGDPPPITGHAIEVRLNAEDPSAGFAPAAGRITALNFPSGPGIRVDTGVAEGDSIQSEYDAMVAKIMAWGSDRAEARGRLVHALEETVVSIEGGATNKSFLLHLLGLEEVISGSAHTSWLDSYTAEGRHLVSDHAGVAVLVTGAEAYLQAAVYERNEFFASAGRGRPRLTHEPVTTVDASLRGEQYRMAVQRINPTTYRIEVDDAVVTLEMTDVSEFESRARIGDRTYRIMSTTQGGDHLIEVDHITHRVSRDDAGTIRSPSPSLVIATSVEPGDAVAQGDLLVVLEAMKMETQITAPFDGTIVEVPVGPSTQVDAGTPLVIMEAASDGEEEADGTNRIDFADLADTADDTPTERERLLACLDAIRWTVMGFDTKEGVVAELTAQLSDARDDALAHDDEAIAASLEILQVFSDIGSLARNRRAGELSEAEDHNAQEFLHHWLRSLDVEAEGLPESFQAKLSKAFAHYGVGDLEQGVDLERAAFRLFNAQEEAASHERLLAAVLNGLRLDPTRLDADETEQIQAVLGEFIIATELRFPDLGNLARSVRYETFDQPAIAFRQSSVLWEMGDHLDALRAGTPEALGETRAEERIGALVNCPETVIELLGESPGDLTGDPMLGVMFERLYRVKQLHDVQINQDLHSAGYYTDVSDGSGGMAPQLRYVVATITDMSDAEAALARALEHGTGVTTSAPLSIDLYLRWDGQLASAAEVAPWAEALARAADRPDNLRRISISGADPDGEVFHLTYRAVSGDDGQVELVEDTVIRNFHPMIAGRLQLGRFVENFHIERLPSRPDIYLFKLVGRANKRDSRLFAAAEVRDLTPNLDRDGTVIGLPAVERVVSACADAIRVAQTEHDPKRRMATNRITLYVWPPFDLPVSALDTIGERLTTPTAGLGLEGVEAIGTIIDRAAIEGGASEEEATHDVVVKFGFDAERGREFSIEQPTTSSVPGLDPYRQNVILSRQRGSIYPYELVEKLTRGGGTFTEYAVGADGSFDVVDRPPGTNQAGFVSGVLTTPTDRHPDGITRVLLMGDPTKGLASIAEAESRTVIAALDLAASLGVPVEWYAVSAGARIAMDTGTENMDWVSRALRRIIEFTQDGGIINIVVTGINVGAQPYWNAEATMLMHTKGILIMTPDSAMVLTGKQSLDYSGGVSAEDNFGIGGYDRIMGPNGEAQYWAPDLDAALELMRRHNELTFVVPGERFPRQRPTSDDPERDVGSSPHDGQEFATVGEIFSPETNPGRKKPFDIRSIMRAVSDTDVEPMERWLDMRDAETGVVFETRVDGQAVTMVGISSRSLPRTGVLPADGPSTWTSGTLFPMSSKKIARGINAASGNRPLIVLANLSGFDGSPESLRKWQLEFGAEIGRAMTNFDGPIVFCLVGRYHGGAFVVFSKVLNDNTIALAVEGTFASVLGGAPAAAVVFTREVDQRTDADPRITDLRERIAAASGAERSDLEVELSELRPVVRAEKLGEKAAEFDAVHTVERARDMGSVDAIIPPHRLRPAIIQALSEGMARATRG, from the coding sequence GTGACTGAGCCCGTGACCCACCTGCCATTCAAGCGAATCGCCATCGTCAACCGTGGCGAGTCCGCCGTCCGCCTGATCCACGCCGTCGCCGAGTGGAACGTCCAGCACGGTGACGAGGTGGCCACCATTGCACTGCACACCCACGCCGAGCGCACCGCGATGCATGCGCGCATGGCCGACGAGGCCCACCTGATCGAGTCAGTTGGCACCGCCTTCCTGGACTACGACGTCCTTGAGCAGGCCCTGGTCGACACACAGGCCGACGCGGTCTGGGTGGGCTGGGGGTTCGTCGCCGAGCACCCTGAGTTCGCCGACCTCTGTGACCGTCTCGGCCTGACGTTCATCGGCCCCTCAGGCGACGTCATGCGACGACTGGGCGACAAGATCGGTGCCAAGAAGCTGGCGGAGGAGGTGGGTGTCCCGGTCGCACCGTGGAGCAACGGACCGGTCGAGTCGGTCGAGGAAGCGGAGGGGCAAGCCGAGTCAATCGGCTACCCGTTGCTGATCAAGGCGACGGCCGGTGGTGGCGGCCGGGGCATCCGTCGCGTGGACTCGCCCGAGGATCTGCACACCGCCTATCAGCGCGCCTGCGACGAGGCAGGCAAGGCCTTCGGGAATCCGGTCGTCTTCATGGAGCACCTGGTGACGGGCGCCCGCCACGTCGAGGTGCAGGCTGCCGGGGATGGCCAGGGCGGCGGCTGGGCGCTGGGGGTCCGTGACTGCTCGATCCAACGTCGGAACCAGAAGATCATCGAGGAGTCGGCCTCCCCGGTCCTGTCCGATGAGCACAACCGGATGCTCGGCAAGGTGGCCGTCGACCTGATCGTGGCGGCGAAGTACCAGGGCGTCGGGACCGTCGAGTTCCTCTACGACACGACCACTGACACCTTCGCCTTCCTCGAGGTGAACACGCGCCTGCAGGTCGAGCACCCGATCACGGAGCTGACCACCGGCGTGGACATCGTCAAGCTGCAGCTCGAGATCGCTGCCGGTCGCACCCTGGAGGGCGACCCCCCGCCGATCACCGGCCACGCCATCGAGGTGCGGCTGAACGCCGAGGACCCCTCCGCCGGCTTCGCCCCCGCGGCCGGCCGGATCACCGCCCTCAACTTTCCCTCCGGACCGGGGATCCGAGTCGACACCGGAGTAGCCGAGGGTGACTCGATCCAGTCGGAGTACGACGCCATGGTCGCCAAGATCATGGCCTGGGGCTCGGACCGTGCCGAGGCCCGAGGACGGCTGGTCCATGCCCTCGAGGAGACGGTGGTGTCCATCGAGGGCGGGGCGACCAACAAGTCGTTCCTGCTGCACCTCCTGGGCCTCGAGGAGGTCATCAGCGGGTCGGCGCACACCTCCTGGCTGGACAGCTACACCGCCGAGGGACGACACCTGGTCAGCGACCACGCCGGCGTGGCTGTCCTCGTGACCGGCGCCGAGGCGTACCTGCAGGCGGCGGTGTACGAGCGCAACGAGTTCTTCGCCTCCGCCGGCCGAGGACGTCCGCGGCTGACCCACGAGCCGGTCACGACGGTGGACGCGTCGCTGCGCGGCGAGCAGTACCGCATGGCCGTCCAGCGCATCAACCCGACGACCTACCGGATCGAGGTCGACGACGCCGTGGTGACCCTCGAGATGACGGACGTCAGCGAGTTCGAGTCCCGCGCACGCATCGGCGACCGCACCTACCGGATCATGTCGACCACCCAGGGCGGCGACCACCTGATCGAGGTCGACCACATCACCCACCGCGTCAGTCGTGACGACGCCGGCACGATCCGCTCACCATCCCCGTCGCTGGTCATCGCCACCAGCGTTGAGCCGGGCGACGCCGTCGCCCAGGGCGACCTGCTGGTCGTGCTCGAGGCCATGAAGATGGAGACGCAGATCACGGCGCCCTTCGACGGCACCATCGTCGAGGTCCCCGTCGGACCCAGCACCCAGGTGGATGCCGGCACACCGCTGGTCATCATGGAGGCGGCCAGCGACGGTGAGGAGGAAGCTGACGGGACGAATCGGATCGACTTCGCCGATCTGGCCGACACCGCCGACGACACGCCCACGGAGCGCGAACGCCTGCTGGCCTGCCTGGACGCGATCCGCTGGACCGTCATGGGGTTCGACACCAAGGAGGGTGTCGTTGCGGAACTGACGGCGCAGCTGAGCGACGCCCGCGACGACGCGCTCGCCCACGACGACGAGGCCATCGCGGCGTCTCTGGAGATCCTGCAGGTCTTCAGCGACATCGGCTCACTGGCCCGCAACCGTCGTGCCGGCGAGCTGAGCGAGGCGGAGGACCACAACGCCCAGGAGTTCCTCCACCACTGGTTGCGGTCGCTCGACGTCGAGGCCGAAGGTCTGCCGGAGTCATTCCAGGCCAAGCTCTCCAAGGCGTTCGCCCACTACGGGGTGGGCGATCTGGAGCAGGGCGTCGACCTCGAACGCGCCGCCTTCCGCCTCTTCAACGCCCAGGAGGAGGCGGCCTCGCACGAACGGTTGCTCGCGGCTGTGCTGAACGGCCTGCGGCTGGACCCGACGCGGCTGGACGCCGACGAGACCGAGCAGATCCAGGCGGTCCTGGGCGAGTTCATCATCGCGACCGAGTTGCGATTCCCGGACCTCGGGAACCTGGCTCGCAGCGTCCGCTACGAGACCTTCGACCAGCCAGCCATCGCCTTCCGGCAGTCCTCCGTGCTGTGGGAGATGGGTGATCACCTCGATGCGCTGCGGGCAGGCACACCGGAGGCACTGGGTGAGACCCGCGCTGAGGAGCGCATCGGGGCGCTGGTCAACTGCCCGGAGACCGTCATCGAGTTGCTGGGTGAGTCACCCGGGGACCTGACCGGGGATCCGATGCTCGGCGTGATGTTCGAGCGCCTCTACCGCGTCAAGCAGCTGCACGACGTCCAGATCAACCAGGACCTGCACTCGGCCGGCTACTACACCGACGTCTCGGACGGCTCGGGGGGCATGGCACCCCAGCTTCGCTACGTCGTGGCCACGATCACCGACATGAGCGACGCCGAGGCGGCCTTGGCGCGGGCACTCGAGCACGGCACCGGCGTGACAACCTCCGCTCCGCTGTCCATCGACCTGTACCTGCGGTGGGACGGTCAGCTGGCCTCGGCAGCCGAGGTGGCCCCGTGGGCCGAAGCGTTGGCGCGCGCCGCCGACCGCCCCGACAACCTGCGGCGCATCAGCATCAGCGGTGCCGACCCCGACGGTGAGGTGTTCCATCTCACCTACCGCGCCGTCTCTGGCGATGACGGCCAGGTCGAGCTGGTCGAGGACACCGTCATCCGGAACTTCCACCCGATGATCGCGGGGCGCCTGCAGCTGGGCCGGTTCGTGGAGAACTTCCACATCGAGCGGCTGCCGTCGCGACCGGACATCTACCTCTTCAAGCTGGTGGGCCGGGCCAACAAGCGGGACAGCCGGCTCTTCGCAGCGGCAGAGGTCCGGGACCTGACGCCGAACCTGGACCGGGACGGGACCGTCATCGGCCTACCGGCGGTCGAGCGTGTCGTCTCGGCCTGCGCCGACGCCATCCGGGTCGCGCAGACCGAACACGACCCCAAGCGCCGGATGGCCACGAACCGGATCACCCTCTACGTCTGGCCGCCGTTCGACCTGCCGGTCAGCGCCCTCGACACCATCGGGGAACGGCTGACCACGCCCACAGCCGGGCTTGGGTTGGAGGGCGTCGAGGCGATCGGCACCATCATCGATCGTGCGGCCATCGAGGGCGGAGCCAGCGAGGAGGAGGCGACCCACGACGTCGTCGTCAAGTTCGGCTTCGACGCGGAGCGTGGCCGTGAGTTCTCGATCGAGCAGCCCACCACCTCTTCGGTCCCGGGGCTCGACCCCTACCGACAGAACGTGATCCTGTCCCGCCAGCGCGGGTCGATCTATCCCTACGAACTCGTGGAGAAGCTGACCCGCGGGGGCGGTACCTTCACCGAGTACGCCGTCGGGGCGGACGGCTCCTTCGACGTCGTTGATCGGCCGCCCGGCACCAACCAGGCCGGCTTCGTGTCCGGGGTCCTGACCACGCCGACCGACCGGCACCCGGACGGCATCACCCGGGTGCTGCTGATGGGGGATCCGACCAAGGGACTGGCATCGATCGCCGAGGCGGAGAGCCGGACCGTGATCGCCGCGCTCGACCTGGCCGCCTCGCTCGGCGTGCCGGTCGAGTGGTACGCCGTCTCGGCCGGTGCCCGGATCGCCATGGACACCGGGACGGAGAACATGGACTGGGTCTCCCGTGCCCTCCGCCGGATCATCGAGTTCACCCAGGACGGCGGAATCATCAACATCGTCGTGACCGGGATCAACGTCGGCGCCCAGCCCTACTGGAACGCCGAAGCCACCATGCTGATGCACACCAAGGGCATCCTGATCATGACGCCGGACAGCGCCATGGTGCTGACGGGGAAGCAGTCGCTGGACTACTCCGGGGGGGTCTCGGCCGAGGACAACTTCGGCATCGGCGGCTACGACCGCATCATGGGCCCGAACGGCGAGGCGCAGTACTGGGCGCCGGACCTCGACGCCGCGCTCGAGCTGATGCGGCGGCACAACGAGCTGACCTTCGTCGTACCCGGTGAGCGGTTCCCACGGCAGCGGCCGACCTCGGACGACCCAGAGCGCGACGTCGGCAGCTCGCCCCACGACGGGCAGGAGTTCGCCACGGTGGGGGAGATCTTCAGCCCGGAGACCAACCCGGGACGGAAGAAGCCGTTCGACATCCGCTCGATCATGCGGGCCGTCAGCGACACCGACGTCGAGCCGATGGAGCGGTGGCTCGACATGCGCGACGCCGAGACGGGGGTGGTGTTCGAGACCCGCGTGGACGGGCAGGCGGTCACCATGGTCGGGATCTCATCCCGTTCGCTGCCCCGCACCGGTGTCCTGCCGGCGGACGGGCCCAGCACCTGGACGTCGGGGACGCTGTTCCCGATGTCATCCAAGAAGATCGCGAGGGGCATCAACGCCGCCAGCGGCAACCGGCCGCTGATCGTGTTGGCCAACCTCTCCGGCTTCGACGGCAGCCCCGAGTCGCTGCGGAAGTGGCAGCTCGAGTTCGGTGCCGAGATCGGTCGGGCCATGACCAACTTCGACGGCCCGATCGTGTTCTGCCTGGTGGGGCGCTACCACGGCGGTGCCTTCGTGGTGTTCAGCAAGGTCCTCAACGACAACACGATCGCGCTGGCGGTCGAGGGGACGTTCGCCTCGGTGCTCGGTGGTGCACCGGCCGCGGCCGTGGTGTTCACCCGTGAGGTGGACCAGCGGACCGATGCCGACCCGCGCATCACCGACCTGCGCGAGCGGATCGCCGCGGCGTCGGGGGCGGAGCGCAGTGACCTCGAAGTCGAGCTGAGCGAACTCCGACCCGTGGTCCGGGCTGAGAAGCTCGGCGAGAAGGCCGCCGAGTTCGACGCCGTCCACACGGTGGAGCGGGCCAGGGACATGGGCTCGGTCGACGCCATCATCCCGCCGCATCGGCTGCGCCCGGCCATCATCCAGGCGCTGAGCGAAGGGATGGCTCGGGCGACCCGGGGGTAG